One window of the Eschrichtius robustus isolate mEscRob2 chromosome 13, mEscRob2.pri, whole genome shotgun sequence genome contains the following:
- the LOC137775508 gene encoding early activation antigen CD69-like isoform X2 gives MNSEDCSATETSSLHLKRRQQMGQYNCPGQYMSSVSPNTHVSSCSDDWILYQGKCYLISKKTRNWTLAQNFCSKHSATLAVIDSEEDMIFLKQHVGRTEHWIGLKNEADQMWKWSNGKKFNNWFNLTGSENYCAFLNSTEVSSTECEKNLHWICSKPSK, from the exons ATGAATTCTGAAGATTGTTCTGCAACAGAGACCAGCTCCTTGCATCTGAAAAGAAGACAACAAA TGGGCCAGTACAACTGTCCAGGCCAATATATGTCCTCGGTGTCACCAAACACCCATGTTTCTTCATGCTCAGATGATTGGATACTATACCAGGGGAAATGCTACCTTATTTCCAAGAAAACAAGGAACTGGACCTTGGCCCAAAACTTTTGCTCCAAACACAGTGCCACTCTTGCTGTCATTGATTCTGAAGAGGACATG ATCTTTTTAAAACAACATGTGGGTAGAACTGAACACTGGATTGGGCTGAAAAATGAAGCCGACCAGATGTGGAAATGGTCAAATGGCAAAAAATTTAATAACTG GTTCAACCTTACAGGATCTGAGAACTATTGTGCATTTCTGAACAGCACAGAGGTCAGCAGCACAGAATGTGAAAAGAATTTACACTGGATATGTAGCAAACCCTCCAAATAA
- the LOC137775508 gene encoding early activation antigen CD69-like isoform X1, protein MNSEDCSATETSSLHLKRRQQNNATRPHFAAYHEGSIQVPIPCAVVNVVFITSLIIALVALSVGQYNCPGQYMSSVSPNTHVSSCSDDWILYQGKCYLISKKTRNWTLAQNFCSKHSATLAVIDSEEDMIFLKQHVGRTEHWIGLKNEADQMWKWSNGKKFNNWFNLTGSENYCAFLNSTEVSSTECEKNLHWICSKPSK, encoded by the exons ATGAATTCTGAAGATTGTTCTGCAACAGAGACCAGCTCCTTGCATCTGAAAAGAAGACAACAAA ATAATGCCACCAGGCCCCATTTTGCGGCATATCATGAAGGGTCCATTCAAGTTCCCATCCCATGTGCTGTAGTGAACGTGGTCTTCATCACCTCTCTAATCATAGCTCTCGTTGCTTTATCAG TGGGCCAGTACAACTGTCCAGGCCAATATATGTCCTCGGTGTCACCAAACACCCATGTTTCTTCATGCTCAGATGATTGGATACTATACCAGGGGAAATGCTACCTTATTTCCAAGAAAACAAGGAACTGGACCTTGGCCCAAAACTTTTGCTCCAAACACAGTGCCACTCTTGCTGTCATTGATTCTGAAGAGGACATG ATCTTTTTAAAACAACATGTGGGTAGAACTGAACACTGGATTGGGCTGAAAAATGAAGCCGACCAGATGTGGAAATGGTCAAATGGCAAAAAATTTAATAACTG GTTCAACCTTACAGGATCTGAGAACTATTGTGCATTTCTGAACAGCACAGAGGTCAGCAGCACAGAATGTGAAAAGAATTTACACTGGATATGTAGCAAACCCTCCAAATAA